The Algoriphagus sp. TR-M9 genome has a window encoding:
- a CDS encoding GumC family protein, whose product MYPNTPNTSNSGQNPFMVQKEDEIDLKVLIFNYLQYWPVILVCMFFGIASAFLFNRYATNIYNVQASILIEDEEPALGMDLFESAGFGSLTGKNNIDNEIGILKSFSLAEETISELNINVQYYEEGIVTTKQIYDKLPFIVSVDWNQKQWVGGMFSIEVLDENSFELQIENEEFKVYDPKEPYYKSKFEIAFPDQETPKLKKSVYSFGEEIVEEGLSIKVNSIFASPGEKYQFKLSDTPTLALKFREELVVAPLNKEAAILNVSLETPVRKLGEEYINKLMEMYLRRELDKKNRASQNTVRFIDQQLAGISDSLTTSENRLQQFRSENNVFNLSEEGSVIFERLQELEKQKGETEISLKYYQTLDTYLENNQGGDLVAPSIIGVTDPLLNSLVEALAELQAEQIRLRSNFSEQAPSVRENATRIANTKKQLQENVNLALGNTENVLADLNNRIRLMQSDINSLPKTERDLIGIQRKFTINENIYVYLLEKKAEAEITMASNMPKNSILDFAKPGEEPIAPKTSLNLLIGLILGLILPIGFITVKDFLNTKIEDPKELENQIKVPLIGMIGRNNSEDAIPVLNNPRSTVTESFRSLRADMSYLSPHRDNLTILFTSSISGEGKTFVSINVASVYALMGKKTVLIGLDLRKPKIAEDFGMTNDKGMSTCLSTDTPWQDVVKKTAHSEMDVILSGPIPPNPAELLLQDKFGKIVKEIKETYDVVIFDCPPVGLVSETKELFAFSDINFFVFRQGYSMKGNTQILNNLVEKGGVSKIYGILNDVHIDKGYGYGYGYGYGYGNNSYGYHEEVQLPWWKRALRRK is encoded by the coding sequence ATGTATCCGAACACCCCAAATACTTCCAATTCAGGACAGAATCCATTTATGGTGCAAAAGGAGGATGAAATAGATTTAAAGGTATTAATTTTCAACTACCTGCAATACTGGCCAGTAATTCTGGTCTGCATGTTTTTTGGCATAGCTTCCGCCTTCCTTTTTAACCGGTATGCTACCAACATTTACAATGTTCAAGCAAGTATATTGATAGAGGATGAAGAGCCAGCATTGGGTATGGATCTTTTTGAATCAGCAGGCTTTGGATCATTGACTGGGAAAAACAATATTGATAATGAAATAGGAATATTGAAATCTTTTTCCCTTGCTGAAGAGACTATTTCAGAGCTGAACATAAATGTTCAGTATTATGAGGAGGGAATTGTTACTACCAAACAAATTTATGATAAGCTTCCATTTATAGTATCTGTTGATTGGAATCAAAAGCAGTGGGTAGGAGGAATGTTTAGTATTGAAGTACTCGATGAAAATAGTTTTGAGCTTCAGATTGAAAATGAGGAATTTAAGGTGTATGACCCAAAAGAGCCTTATTATAAAAGTAAATTTGAAATTGCCTTTCCAGACCAAGAAACTCCAAAATTAAAAAAATCTGTTTACTCTTTTGGGGAGGAAATTGTTGAAGAGGGACTTTCAATCAAGGTGAATAGCATTTTCGCAAGTCCTGGTGAAAAATATCAGTTCAAGCTTTCCGATACTCCAACCCTCGCCTTAAAATTTAGGGAGGAACTTGTGGTAGCCCCACTAAACAAAGAAGCAGCTATCTTAAACGTAAGTTTGGAAACTCCAGTCAGAAAATTAGGAGAGGAGTACATCAACAAATTGATGGAAATGTATCTTAGAAGAGAGCTGGATAAGAAAAATAGGGCGTCTCAAAATACAGTGAGATTTATAGATCAGCAATTAGCAGGCATTTCTGATTCCTTAACGACATCGGAAAATAGACTTCAACAATTCCGTTCTGAAAATAATGTTTTTAATCTTTCGGAAGAAGGGTCTGTAATTTTTGAAAGGTTGCAAGAATTGGAAAAGCAGAAAGGTGAGACGGAGATCAGTTTGAAGTATTACCAAACTCTGGATACCTATTTAGAAAATAATCAAGGTGGAGATTTAGTTGCACCATCAATTATTGGTGTTACTGATCCATTGCTAAATTCTTTGGTTGAGGCCCTGGCCGAATTGCAGGCAGAGCAAATTCGATTAAGATCGAATTTTTCTGAGCAGGCACCTTCTGTGAGAGAAAATGCGACTCGGATTGCAAACACCAAAAAGCAATTGCAAGAAAATGTTAATTTAGCACTAGGAAATACGGAGAATGTGTTGGCAGATCTAAATAATAGAATTAGATTAATGCAATCTGATATCAATTCTTTGCCAAAGACAGAAAGAGATTTAATAGGTATACAACGTAAATTCACAATCAATGAAAATATCTATGTATATCTATTAGAGAAAAAGGCGGAAGCGGAGATTACCATGGCTTCCAATATGCCAAAAAACTCCATACTTGACTTTGCCAAGCCTGGTGAGGAACCCATTGCTCCTAAGACAAGCTTAAATCTATTGATAGGACTGATTTTAGGGCTGATTCTTCCAATTGGCTTTATTACCGTGAAAGACTTCCTGAATACCAAGATTGAGGATCCTAAAGAATTGGAGAATCAGATCAAGGTGCCACTGATAGGGATGATTGGAAGGAATAATTCTGAGGATGCAATTCCGGTACTCAACAATCCTCGTTCTACAGTTACCGAGTCCTTCCGTTCACTACGAGCGGATATGTCCTACCTGAGTCCACATCGGGATAATCTGACCATTTTATTCACCTCCTCTATTTCTGGAGAGGGTAAAACCTTTGTGTCAATCAATGTGGCTTCTGTGTATGCCCTCATGGGTAAGAAGACTGTTTTGATTGGTCTAGATCTTCGTAAACCAAAAATCGCAGAGGATTTCGGGATGACCAATGATAAGGGAATGAGTACCTGTTTGAGTACAGATACGCCTTGGCAGGATGTGGTTAAAAAGACTGCGCACTCAGAAATGGATGTGATACTTTCCGGACCTATTCCTCCAAATCCGGCAGAATTGCTTTTGCAGGATAAGTTTGGAAAAATAGTGAAGGAGATCAAAGAAACTTATGATGTGGTAATTTTTGACTGCCCTCCTGTGGGATTGGTTTCAGAAACCAAGGAGTTGTTTGCCTTCTCTGATATTAATTTCTTTGTGTTCCGTCAGGGTTATTCTATGAAAGGAAATACCCAGATCCTAAACAATTTGGTGGAAAAAGGAGGGGTGTCCAAGATTTATGGTATACTGAATGATGTGCATATAGACAAGGGCTATGGATATGGCTATGGCTATGGCTATGGCTATGGAAATAACTCCTATGGATATCATGAGGAAGTGCAATTGCCATGGTGGAAAAGGGCGCTGAGAAGAAAATAG
- a CDS encoding polysaccharide biosynthesis/export family protein yields the protein MRSFLKGLALALVFFTAFSCISNEKIIYLQNLEDNPPIEDGELITYEIPEYKLQYNDIVDVNIQTVDDMIENGFNNKSTTAMAGSAQMGNIASQSGGDIYYMTGYTVDQNGFIRLPIVGEVNVKDKTLDEARIAIEEKLRVYVTTELYVKVKLGGVRYSALGEFRRPGKYVVLQDRMTIFEAIANAGDLTTVAKRNEVLLIRQYPEGTKLHRIDLLDRQIVESPFYFIQPNDQLYVEPMKVRETGTGENTAQTLALVFAGISSVALILNLLK from the coding sequence ATGAGGAGTTTCTTGAAGGGCCTTGCTCTTGCCCTGGTTTTTTTTACGGCTTTCAGCTGTATTTCCAATGAAAAAATCATTTATCTCCAAAACCTGGAGGATAACCCACCCATAGAAGATGGGGAACTCATTACCTACGAGATTCCTGAGTACAAGCTTCAGTACAATGATATTGTGGATGTAAACATCCAGACTGTCGACGATATGATTGAAAATGGGTTTAACAACAAATCGACTACAGCCATGGCAGGTTCTGCTCAAATGGGGAATATAGCTTCTCAATCCGGAGGAGATATATACTATATGACGGGGTATACTGTGGATCAAAATGGGTTTATCCGCCTTCCTATTGTGGGGGAGGTGAATGTTAAGGATAAAACTTTGGATGAAGCAAGAATTGCTATTGAAGAGAAGCTTAGGGTATATGTAACCACAGAGCTGTATGTTAAAGTTAAGCTAGGAGGTGTGCGGTATTCTGCTTTGGGTGAATTCCGAAGACCTGGTAAATATGTGGTACTTCAGGATAGAATGACCATTTTTGAAGCAATCGCTAATGCGGGGGATTTAACCACAGTAGCAAAAAGAAATGAAGTTCTTTTAATAAGGCAATATCCTGAAGGGACCAAGCTCCATAGAATTGATTTATTGGATAGGCAGATTGTGGAATCTCCATTTTATTTCATTCAGCCAAATGACCAATTATATGTGGAGCCAATGAAGGTTCGTGAAACTGGTACAGGTGAAAATACAGCACAAACCTTAGCTCTGGTTTTTGCCGGAATCTCATCAGTTGCTCTAATCCTAAATTTACTCAAATAA
- a CDS encoding GumC family protein, with product MIEDKVDISKFQDEVKPIDIKYYLIKYSRYWPLYVTSIFLGLIITFLFHRYSVEEYEVQGSILIKQNSSPEMKILDRSNIFSGSYRLENDILLLTSKNLAAEALKDLNFNVTYYASTNIKEVELYDQSPIYVEVDPEFPQMEMGEITFTMVSEDEFVLTKEESGFFDFLNAKAAGPVDEAILNRTFRFGEQIVSDKSKFTIHKVKNIKPKDKLSFVVHNTMNIIDEYSRAIVVRPINSYGTVLQVTMVTKVVEKGRDYVNALMDSYIEYNLKEKNQMTENTLSFLDEQLYIVEDSLKAVERRMLNFKVQNKLMDINSEFGGVLGNMQTLEDQIQTIDFQLQYYKSLQTYLIEKGKDYSDILAPSLVGIDDGLLNSLVSNLIAVSLNRRSLLSVVNETHPNVKELDDQISKLRENIFENINNLVQNTENRKNQALVKLEQEDNEFAKLPKAESDYMGLSREFKLRENLYNYLLEKRAEAGIAKASNISDNSVLDYARMGSLIFPKKAQNYGLAFGLGLFIPLGFLLIYHYLNNKIVDQVQLKNVLRIPLLGTIGYSTKETNLLVQDHPKSMVTESFRSLRSALFYIESEKACKKILITSSVSGEGKTFVSINLASAMALSGKKTLLIGLDLRRPKISEYLGVKSETGLSNYLIGKAERDEIIVNTAFDNLSVVPSGPIPPNPAELLLKDKMTEFLNSLDEDFDVIVMDTPPIGLVSETMDLMRFSDINLYIVRQDYTHKRYLLMINDLYANDQVDNIYAVFNGLKAGVDVYDFGGYNYGYGYNYSYMKRNEYTGTYYDQEDRKEGAQWLKKFLAKFRV from the coding sequence ATGATTGAAGACAAGGTAGATATCTCAAAATTTCAGGATGAGGTAAAGCCCATCGACATTAAGTATTACCTGATAAAATATTCCAGGTATTGGCCTCTGTATGTGACCAGTATATTTTTGGGCTTGATTATCACCTTTTTATTCCACAGGTATTCGGTGGAGGAGTATGAGGTACAGGGCAGCATACTGATCAAGCAAAATTCCAGTCCTGAAATGAAAATTTTGGATAGGTCAAATATTTTTTCGGGTTCCTACAGGCTGGAGAATGATATTTTGCTACTGACTTCCAAAAATTTGGCGGCAGAGGCGCTGAAGGATCTTAATTTCAATGTCACCTATTATGCCTCTACCAATATCAAAGAGGTAGAGCTTTATGACCAATCGCCTATTTATGTGGAGGTAGATCCGGAATTTCCTCAGATGGAAATGGGGGAGATTACCTTCACCATGGTTTCAGAAGATGAATTTGTACTGACTAAGGAGGAGTCCGGTTTTTTTGATTTTTTAAATGCCAAAGCAGCGGGGCCGGTGGATGAGGCTATATTGAACCGTACTTTTCGATTCGGAGAGCAGATAGTTTCAGACAAAAGTAAATTCACAATCCATAAGGTGAAGAATATCAAGCCAAAAGATAAGCTGTCATTTGTGGTTCATAACACCATGAATATTATAGATGAATATTCCAGGGCAATAGTGGTAAGGCCAATCAATAGTTATGGTACCGTTCTACAAGTCACTATGGTGACCAAAGTTGTGGAAAAAGGCCGGGACTATGTGAATGCACTCATGGACTCCTATATAGAGTATAACCTGAAGGAGAAAAACCAAATGACTGAGAATACGCTCAGCTTTTTGGATGAGCAACTTTATATAGTAGAGGATTCCCTGAAAGCAGTAGAGCGCAGAATGCTGAATTTTAAAGTTCAGAATAAGCTGATGGATATCAATTCGGAATTTGGCGGTGTACTGGGGAATATGCAAACCTTGGAAGATCAGATACAGACTATTGATTTTCAGCTTCAATATTATAAATCCTTACAGACTTACCTGATTGAGAAGGGAAAAGATTACTCTGATATTTTGGCTCCTTCACTTGTTGGTATTGACGATGGTTTACTGAATAGCCTGGTTTCCAATTTGATAGCGGTTTCCTTAAACCGTAGGAGTTTGCTGTCTGTGGTGAATGAGACCCATCCCAATGTAAAAGAGCTGGATGACCAAATCTCCAAGCTTCGGGAAAATATTTTTGAAAATATCAACAACCTGGTTCAGAATACGGAAAACAGGAAAAATCAAGCCCTAGTAAAGCTGGAGCAAGAGGATAATGAGTTTGCTAAACTTCCCAAAGCGGAATCGGACTACATGGGCTTGAGCAGAGAGTTTAAGCTCAGGGAGAATTTATACAATTACTTACTTGAAAAAAGAGCAGAGGCAGGAATTGCTAAGGCTTCAAATATTTCTGATAATTCAGTGTTGGATTATGCGAGAATGGGCAGTTTGATTTTTCCCAAAAAGGCTCAAAATTATGGTTTGGCTTTTGGTTTGGGGCTTTTTATTCCCTTAGGCTTTTTATTGATTTACCATTATTTGAATAATAAGATAGTAGATCAGGTTCAGCTTAAAAATGTGTTAAGGATTCCACTATTGGGAACTATAGGATATAGTACCAAAGAAACCAATCTTTTGGTACAGGATCACCCTAAGTCCATGGTAACTGAATCCTTCAGGTCACTTAGATCTGCATTGTTTTATATAGAAAGTGAGAAAGCCTGTAAGAAGATTTTGATAACCTCCTCTGTTTCTGGTGAGGGGAAAACATTTGTAAGTATTAATCTGGCATCGGCCATGGCTCTGAGTGGAAAGAAAACCTTGTTGATTGGTTTGGATTTAAGGCGCCCTAAAATTTCAGAATATTTGGGAGTAAAGAGTGAGACAGGTTTGTCCAATTATTTAATTGGAAAGGCGGAAAGAGATGAAATCATAGTGAATACAGCCTTTGATAACCTTTCCGTTGTTCCTTCAGGGCCTATTCCTCCCAATCCTGCGGAGTTACTTTTGAAGGATAAAATGACCGAATTCTTAAATTCTCTAGACGAGGATTTTGATGTGATAGTGATGGATACTCCACCTATAGGATTGGTGTCGGAAACCATGGATTTGATGCGGTTTTCGGATATAAACCTCTATATAGTCAGGCAAGATTATACGCATAAGAGGTATCTGCTGATGATCAATGATTTATATGCCAACGATCAGGTGGATAATATTTATGCTGTTTTCAATGGATTGAAAGCCGGGGTGGATGTATATGATTTTGGAGGGTACAATTATGGCTATGGCTATAATTACTCCTATATGAAAAGAAATGAATATACGGGTACCTATTATGACCAAGAGGATAGAAAGGAAGGCGCACAGTGGTTAAAGAAGTTCCTGGCCAAATTCAGGGTATAG
- a CDS encoding polysaccharide biosynthesis/export family protein — protein MKKILGFVIVGLLLSSCISNKRITYLQNLPGNPEIGLDEFIPYANVEYKYILQPFDVVDIDFASSDEELTKAFEFQGSRSMRGGGGGGGVNDIFYFTGYSIDQEGFVEIPQLGKIQIAGLTEEEAQKKVQEEINSFFKEEVFVKLRIGGIRFTALGEFSSSGAQVILKNRATIFDALAVAGESNILAKKNKLFIIRQYDGGTKIHQINLNDRQLLASPFYFIQPNDILYLEPMKIRQFGNAENLTASLGLIISVTSSIILIAALLTSNL, from the coding sequence ATGAAAAAGATTCTTGGATTCGTTATTGTAGGACTTTTACTGAGTTCCTGCATTAGCAATAAACGGATTACCTACTTACAAAATTTACCTGGAAACCCGGAGATTGGTCTGGATGAGTTTATTCCCTATGCTAACGTAGAGTATAAATATATACTACAGCCTTTTGATGTAGTAGATATAGATTTTGCATCTTCGGACGAGGAGCTGACCAAGGCTTTTGAGTTTCAGGGATCCCGCTCCATGCGAGGTGGCGGCGGAGGTGGAGGAGTGAACGATATCTTTTATTTTACGGGGTACTCCATAGATCAGGAGGGGTTTGTGGAGATTCCGCAATTAGGAAAAATACAAATCGCAGGACTCACCGAAGAGGAAGCGCAAAAGAAAGTGCAAGAGGAGATCAACAGTTTTTTCAAAGAAGAGGTATTTGTGAAGTTAAGAATAGGAGGGATTAGATTCACGGCATTAGGTGAGTTTAGTAGTTCAGGTGCCCAGGTGATTCTGAAAAACAGGGCTACTATTTTTGATGCGCTGGCAGTGGCGGGGGAGTCCAATATTCTTGCTAAGAAGAATAAATTGTTCATCATCCGACAATACGATGGAGGTACAAAAATTCATCAAATTAACCTCAACGACCGGCAGCTGCTGGCATCCCCATTTTATTTTATTCAGCCAAATGATATTCTATATTTAGAGCCAATGAAAATCAGGCAATTTGGGAATGCTGAAAACCTAACGGCTTCCCTAGGCTTGATTATTTCTGTAACTTCATCCATTATTCTAATCGCTGCTTTGCTGACCAGTAATCTATGA
- a CDS encoding polysaccharide deacetylase family protein, which produces MTKANLIISLDFELHWGRFDKYALDENGKYYAQTLEALPRILDLFEKYNIRATWATVGMLMAESWEEWKAFSPEILPSFHQEKYSAFHWASKQSGKSKLGLFAPEMVNKILETPGQELASHTFSHFYTGEKGSTLEAFEADLQASKKIAQAKFGVAMQSLVFPRNQYHSQVMEVAAKTGFTSARVNPSDWFWKETSNENLLKKVFRTGDTLLPMGKPVSFDLKECVAQPLFQVPASRLLRPYREGSVFNRRRIERIKSELEQVCEKGQSYHLWWHPHNFGNYPEENLRILEDLLIFIRSYVASGMLQSISMKDAYNLIAKNYSFSK; this is translated from the coding sequence TTGACCAAAGCGAACCTTATTATTTCCTTAGATTTTGAGCTTCATTGGGGGAGATTTGATAAATATGCTCTAGATGAAAATGGGAAGTACTATGCCCAAACCCTAGAAGCCCTTCCTAGAATATTGGATTTATTTGAAAAGTATAATATTCGCGCTACCTGGGCCACGGTGGGCATGCTTATGGCTGAAAGCTGGGAGGAATGGAAAGCCTTTTCACCTGAGATATTGCCATCCTTTCACCAAGAGAAATATTCTGCTTTCCACTGGGCGAGCAAGCAATCTGGTAAGAGTAAACTTGGACTTTTTGCTCCTGAAATGGTAAACAAGATCCTGGAAACCCCGGGGCAGGAATTGGCTTCACATACCTTTTCTCATTTTTACACCGGAGAAAAAGGTAGCACCCTAGAGGCGTTTGAGGCTGATTTGCAGGCAAGTAAAAAGATTGCCCAGGCTAAGTTTGGAGTAGCTATGCAAAGCTTGGTCTTTCCGAGGAATCAATACCATTCCCAGGTCATGGAAGTGGCAGCTAAGACTGGGTTTACTTCAGCGAGAGTAAATCCTTCGGATTGGTTTTGGAAGGAGACCTCTAATGAAAATTTATTAAAAAAGGTGTTTCGAACCGGAGATACACTTCTGCCAATGGGCAAACCCGTGAGCTTTGATCTGAAGGAATGTGTCGCTCAGCCCTTATTCCAAGTTCCAGCCAGCAGATTGTTAAGGCCTTACAGGGAAGGATCAGTTTTTAATAGAAGGAGAATAGAGAGGATCAAATCTGAGTTGGAGCAGGTCTGTGAGAAAGGGCAATCTTACCATCTATGGTGGCACCCGCATAATTTTGGTAACTATCCCGAGGAAAATCTACGAATTCTGGAAGATCTGTTGATTTTTATTCGAAGCTATGTAGCTTCGGGTATGCTGCAGAGCATCTCTATGAAGGATGCATATAATTTGATAGCAAAGAATTATTCTTTTAGTAAATAG
- a CDS encoding glycosyltransferase family protein: MKNILFITWDSDKTNYMENLFFPIFSALQDRGVVSASIFQFSWASATEVSRITELAQKQKLGYVHVPISRSLPAALSSTKAILGSRTHLIAYIKSHQIQTIIARSSMPALITLILRKKLRHLGCEIIFDADGLPIQERLDLGNLKKGSFMHKILAGIERNMLRESDKVLVRTRLSISWHLSHNSDLNKDKFFQVGNGRDPERFYFDLEKRIAMRDALNAKDELILVHSGSLGPGYALDLLFNILGELKSRGLAFQMFFLCRDPGYLKGLVPDSIKVHVKVLELDYEEVPAYLMAADLGISLRLASDSAKGLLPIKIGEYMMSGLPILLSKGIGDMDSLLEDEECSYMIENQSIDFEGLNEWMIRIKDLDRSGISSLGNKLFSLNSTLDQYERALK; the protein is encoded by the coding sequence TTGAAAAATATTCTATTTATCACCTGGGATTCGGATAAGACCAACTACATGGAAAATCTGTTTTTTCCGATTTTTTCGGCATTGCAGGATAGAGGGGTTGTTAGTGCCTCCATTTTTCAGTTTTCTTGGGCTTCAGCTACTGAAGTGAGTAGGATTACAGAGCTGGCGCAAAAGCAAAAGCTAGGATATGTACATGTCCCTATTTCCAGATCTTTGCCAGCAGCTCTTAGTAGCACGAAAGCAATTTTGGGCAGTAGGACCCATCTCATAGCCTATATCAAGTCACATCAAATCCAAACCATAATCGCCCGCAGCAGCATGCCGGCTTTGATTACCCTCATTTTGCGGAAAAAACTAAGGCATTTAGGCTGTGAGATTATATTTGATGCGGATGGGCTTCCTATTCAAGAGCGGTTGGATCTGGGAAACCTGAAGAAAGGAAGCTTTATGCATAAAATTCTAGCTGGAATAGAGCGGAATATGCTTAGGGAATCGGACAAAGTGCTGGTCAGAACTCGGCTCTCCATTTCGTGGCACCTTAGCCATAATTCGGACTTGAATAAGGATAAATTCTTTCAGGTAGGGAATGGGAGAGACCCTGAAAGGTTTTACTTTGACCTGGAGAAAAGAATAGCAATGCGTGATGCCCTTAATGCTAAAGATGAATTGATTTTGGTGCACTCAGGTTCCCTAGGGCCAGGGTATGCTTTGGATCTATTGTTCAATATTTTGGGTGAATTGAAAAGTCGTGGCTTAGCCTTTCAAATGTTTTTTCTATGTAGAGATCCGGGTTACCTTAAGGGACTTGTACCTGACTCAATCAAAGTACATGTGAAAGTGTTGGAACTGGACTACGAGGAGGTTCCTGCCTACTTAATGGCTGCTGATTTGGGGATAAGTTTGAGGTTAGCATCTGATAGTGCCAAAGGCTTATTGCCCATTAAAATCGGCGAGTATATGATGAGTGGCCTGCCAATCTTACTTTCAAAAGGAATAGGGGATATGGATAGCCTATTGGAAGATGAAGAGTGTTCTTATATGATTGAAAATCAATCTATTGATTTTGAAGGATTAAATGAATGGATGATCAGAATTAAAGACTTGGACAGAAGTGGAATAAGTAGCTTAGGTAATAAATTATTTTCCCTGAATTCCACGTTGGATCAATATGAAAGGGCGCTTAAGTGA
- a CDS encoding DUF6044 family protein, with protein sequence MALLKGLKITSQTLGAYLLAFLVFVLLLLPYFIFGKDVFLPVSDNMDSNLAWYKMLKDQGKIFTSWNTPVQGMMVELPRFSFPSGYNLEMLLYALFPFFKAYILNKALIIIIAFFSFRYWLRGQELVLRNTYLEVFLCLLWASLAFYPHRGISIAALPAVIQVFTLLLNGKASKNSILILLGYAIYSMFALAALYFMLGILIWLIFACIIERKIHLPALLAWCFLWGLFLLQDFQLIRGYFLNPDFVSHRGDFTYDFGIWIQHYPWDFFSSGDQNGVHYTPVYMVFLIGLCLYSGYKKLMSKKGLLFLVLLLGISMLLSILSITGNVNLIGRIVPQLGSLNLLRFEYWIPFLMVASIINFWSKLKFRWSEYVITVLLMINIFAYQYEWRYGINTHLQVLEQKVPTYKSYFAEAQFDQLTGFLGDGSEQALFINFNLPPAVATFNGLKTFDGYVQVYGKAHKQKVFQVIEAELEKDQSLKAHFLNWGNKCYFQNAQYPDDYFMYKWREEEPLSEPDFDYQYLKKELQVDYILSALPVVSDQMNLLKVFENEHSAWRIHLYELK encoded by the coding sequence ATGGCATTATTAAAAGGCTTAAAAATTACTAGTCAAACCCTTGGAGCATATCTTCTTGCATTTTTAGTGTTCGTCCTACTACTTCTGCCGTATTTTATATTCGGTAAGGATGTTTTCTTACCTGTTTCGGATAACATGGACTCAAACCTGGCATGGTATAAAATGCTCAAGGATCAGGGGAAAATTTTCACATCTTGGAATACCCCCGTACAGGGCATGATGGTGGAATTACCTAGGTTTAGCTTCCCCTCAGGCTATAATTTAGAGATGCTGCTATACGCCCTTTTTCCATTTTTTAAGGCATATATTCTAAACAAAGCACTTATTATTATCATTGCTTTTTTTTCTTTTCGCTATTGGCTAAGAGGTCAAGAGTTAGTGCTGCGAAATACCTATTTAGAGGTCTTCTTATGTTTATTATGGGCCAGCCTGGCCTTTTATCCACATAGAGGTATATCAATTGCTGCTCTTCCAGCTGTTATTCAGGTGTTTACCTTGCTTCTGAATGGCAAGGCGAGCAAAAATTCAATTCTTATTCTTTTAGGATATGCAATTTATTCCATGTTTGCCCTAGCGGCACTCTATTTTATGCTGGGTATTTTAATATGGCTGATTTTTGCCTGTATTATTGAGCGAAAAATCCATTTGCCTGCTTTATTAGCCTGGTGTTTTTTGTGGGGACTTTTTTTGCTACAAGATTTTCAATTAATAAGAGGCTATTTCCTGAATCCAGATTTTGTAAGTCATAGAGGTGATTTTACTTATGATTTTGGGATTTGGATTCAACACTACCCCTGGGATTTTTTTAGTTCTGGCGATCAAAATGGAGTTCATTATACTCCTGTTTATATGGTTTTTTTGATTGGCTTGTGCCTTTACTCTGGGTATAAAAAGCTAATGTCTAAAAAGGGCTTGTTGTTTTTGGTATTATTGCTGGGCATAAGCATGCTACTTTCTATTCTGAGTATCACAGGGAATGTGAATTTGATAGGTAGGATTGTTCCACAATTAGGATCACTGAATCTTCTCAGGTTTGAATACTGGATTCCCTTCCTGATGGTAGCTTCCATTATTAATTTTTGGTCGAAACTTAAGTTTAGATGGAGCGAATATGTAATCACTGTTTTACTGATGATAAATATTTTTGCCTATCAATATGAGTGGAGATATGGAATTAATACCCATCTGCAGGTTTTGGAGCAAAAAGTACCAACCTATAAGTCTTATTTTGCTGAGGCTCAATTTGATCAATTGACGGGTTTTTTAGGAGATGGGTCAGAGCAAGCACTTTTTATCAATTTCAACCTTCCTCCAGCAGTGGCAACCTTTAATGGCTTGAAAACTTTTGACGGTTATGTGCAGGTTTACGGCAAAGCCCATAAGCAAAAGGTATTTCAAGTTATAGAGGCAGAGTTAGAAAAAGACCAATCCTTAAAAGCGCATTTTCTAAACTGGGGGAATAAGTGTTATTTTCAAAATGCTCAATATCCGGATGATTATTTTATGTACAAGTGGAGAGAGGAGGAGCCTTTGTCTGAACCCGATTTTGATTACCAGTACCTGAAAAAGGAGCTTCAGGTGGACTATATTCTATCGGCTTTGCCTGTGGTGTCAGACCAAATGAATTTGTTGAAAGTCTTTGAAAATGAGCATTCGGCATGGAGGATACACCTGTACGAGTTGAAATAG